TGCGCCCGTCGAATATGCCGGGCTCTACTGGCACTTCGTGGATATCGTCTGGATCTTTCTATTCCCACTGCTCTACCTCATCACGCGGCACGTCGGGGTGCATCCATGAGCGGACACGTCGTTCCCTTGAAGGTCTATTTCGCGATATTTGCCACCCTGATGGTGCTGACCGCAGTCACCGTACGGGTGGCGTTCATCAACCTGGGACCGTTCAACGCCGCCGTCGCCTTGGGAATCGCCACCACCAAGGCCGTGCTGGTCATCCTTTACTTCATGCACGTGCGCTATGCCAGCAAGCTGACCTGGGTGGTGGTTTTGGCCGGCTTCTTCTGGCTGGGTATTCTGTTGGCGCTCACTATGACCGACTACATCACCCGTAGCCTGCCCCACCTGCCGACCTAGCGCGTCCCCGGCAGCGCATCCCGCAACGTCGCCAGCGACTTCTTGGAGAGTGTTGTCACCACCATGACATTTCGTGCCTTCACCCGTGCCCGCGTGCGCGAGTCGCAGATCACCAGGTCCGCTGCTTCGGGCGGCGTATCCTGCGGTCCCAACAGGCACTCCACGATCTCATGTTTCCGTCCCGCGGCGGAGGCGGTCAGCCCCCGCGCCGCCTCGAGAAACTCCACGCTCTCGGACGCGATGGCGATGACCGAGGGCTTGTCCAGCGCCCGCACCCGTTCCACGAACTCCTTGGCTCGGGGAAACTCCACCGGCACCGGCGCTGAGCGCTTGGGATACACATCCGGAAACTTTTGCAGCGCGTGCACGGGAACGGCCAGCACCGCGCCGATCGCCAG
This portion of the Terriglobales bacterium genome encodes:
- a CDS encoding cytochrome C oxidase subunit IV family protein, which gives rise to MSGHVVPLKVYFAIFATLMVLTAVTVRVAFINLGPFNAAVALGIATTKAVLVILYFMHVRYASKLTWVVVLAGFFWLGILLALTMTDYITRSLPHLPT